In Candidatus Margulisiibacteriota bacterium, the following are encoded in one genomic region:
- a CDS encoding GIY-YIG nuclease family protein codes for MKGWMYVLECSDGSYYTGSTNNLELRMNQHQNGAGANHTKKRLPVKLVYFEEFDSVEQAFYREKQVQGWNKKKKEALINSKHDCLPELSLAYRDVASRASATDL; via the coding sequence ATGAAGGGTTGGATGTATGTTTTAGAATGCTCTGACGGAAGTTACTATACAGGGAGTACTAATAATTTAGAATTAAGAATGAACCAACACCAAAATGGTGCAGGGGCAAATCATACCAAGAAGAGATTGCCAGTGAAATTAGTTTATTTTGAAGAGTTTGATAGTGTTGAACAAGCCTTCTATCGCGAGAAACAAGTACAGGGTTGGAATAAAAAGAAAAAAGAAGCCCTAATAAATTCAAAGCATGATTGTCTGCCGGAACTATCTTTGGCTTATAGGGATGTGGCTTCGAGAGCCTCAGCCACCGATCTATAA